GCGGTCCGGCGCGGGTCGGTCGACGTAGTGCGGGTGCGCGATCGAGGCGGGGACGGGGCGGCGCGGGGACTGCGGGTAGGGCGTCATGGGTGTCACGCGCCGATCATAGTGGCGCGCCCCGGACGCCTCAGGCGAGCAGGACGACCGAGCCGAGCGCGACCAGCAGGCTCGTGAACGTGCCCACGAGGAAGTACTCCGTCACCTCGTCGACGGCGCGGGGCTCGGAGCGGGCGGCCGCCTGCAGTTCGGGGAACCGGAGCAGGCCCTTGGCCGCGACGACCACCGCCGCGGCCTCCACGTAGCCGGCGGCGCCGAACCCCAGGATCAGCAGCCGCTCCATCGGGCCGAGCAGGCGGCCGCCGCGCAGCCGCTCGGACGCCGGGGCGACCCCCTCCCGGCCGTCCAGCCGGGGCGGCTGGGCGTGGATCGACACCAGCACCAGCCGGACGAGCCGGTTCCCCGTGGCGGTGTTGGCCACGGCCAGCGCGGCGATCATGAGGATGCCGCCGGCGCCGCGGCCGGAGATCGCGGGCACCTGCATCCAGGTGAGCCAGGCGCCCAGCGCGCCGGCCACGGGCGACGCGAAGCCGGACAGCGCGACCAGGGCCACGGCGGGCAGCGCCAGCACTGCCAGCGTCCGGCGCGCCCGGACCGGGGTGCTCTCGGCGGTGCCGGCGACGGCGTCCCAGGCCACGACCGTGGCGGCGATCACGGCCAGGGCGGCCAGATCGGGGCCGACGAACCCGGCCAGCAGGCCGGCGGTCACGCTGAGCGCGGCGCCGAGCAGGCCGGGGACCCAGCGCAGGCCGGGGCGCGCCGCCGCGAGCAGGTCGGCCACGCCGACGCCGAGCAGCAGCAGGGCCAGCCAGCTCATCGGGCCTCCTCCAGTCGGGTCATCGCATCGGCGAGAATAGCGAGCCCGCCGCGGGCGACGCGCTGGCTCACCGCCGACGGGGTCACGCCGAGCGCGGCCGCGGCCTCGGCCTGGCTGCGGCCGGCGCGCAGCCCGACGAGGATGTCCGCGTCGGCGTCGTCGAGCCCGTACAGCCCGGCGTCCACGAGTTCGACCGCGGCCAGCAGCGGGCCGACCGGGCGCGGCAGGTCGTGCGCCGTGCCGATCCCGGTGCGCAGGGCCCGGCGGGCGCCCCGCGCGGCGGCCTCGACGGCCTCGATGGCGGCGCGCGCGGCCCACCAGGCCGAGCCGTCCTGGACGTTGGCGTCGCGGTCGATCACCTCGACGGTGCCCACCCCGAGCCCGAACCGCACGTCGGCGGGGCGCAGCGCGAGCCGGACGCCGTAGCTCGCGGCCAGCGCGTCGCCGAGGGTGGCGAACACGCCCTGGAACTCGTCGCCCGCCGTCACGCGGAGCGGGTCGAGGACGCCGCGCCCCGTGTTGGCCGCGGCCAGGGCGTCCACGAGCCTGCGGTGCAGGTCGGACCGCACCGGGGCCGACCGGGACCCGACCAGGTCGCCCAGCAGCGCCACATAAGCACTGGGCTTCACTTCGCTCATCTGAAGATCATAGCTTCAGTGTGGCGCGCTGTCACCGGGTCGCCCCCGGGCGGTGAGCGCGTGGGGCATCATGGAGGCGCGCGCCGACGATGGTGCGGTTCCGGCCGACGCCCTCAGGAGGGGACCATGCCGCAGGATCAGTGGTACTACTGCCTCGTCCACCACGCCGTCGAGCCCGCCGAGGGCTGCAAGGCGATCGAGCGCCTCGGGCCGTACCCGACGCGCGAGGAGGCCGAGCAGGCGCTGCAGATCGCCCAGGAGCGCAACGAGGAGTGGGACAACGACCCGCGCTTCAACGACGAGGACGAGGACGACGACGAGGGCGGCTCGGCCTTCGACGCCCTGAAGCCCTGAGCCGAGCCGTAACCGTCGTGTAACAGCGGGCGGGCAGACTGACCCCATGGACAAGCAGACCGATTTCGTCCTGCGCACGCTCGAGGAGCGGGACGTCCGCTTCGTCCGGCTCTGGTTCACCGACGTCCTGGGCTTCCTGAAGTCCGTGGCGATCGCGCCCGCCGAGTTGGAGGGCGCCCTCGCCGAGGGCATCGGCTTCGACGGCTCGGCCATCCAGGGCTTCGCCCGGGTCTACGAGTCCGACATGGTCGCCCACCCCGACCCGTCGACGTTCCAGCTGCTGCCCTGGCGCGGCAACCCCGGCGGCACGGCCCGGATGTTCTGCGATATCGGCCTTCCGGACGGCTCGCCGTCCTTCGCCGACCCGCGCCACGTCCTCAAGCGCGCCATGAAGAAGGCCGCCGACATGGGGTTCACCTACTACGTGCACCCCGAGATCGAGTTCTACCTGTTCAAGCAGCCCCTGATCCCGGGCGAGGTGCCCGTCCCGGTCGACCGCAGCGGCTACTTCGACCACACCACGGCCACGGCGGGCACGGACTTCCGCCGCACCGCGATCACCATGCTGGAGCAGATGGGCATCTCGGTGGAGTTCAGCCACCACGAGGGCGGGCCGGGCCAGCAGGAGATCGACCTGCGCTACGCCGACGCCCTCACCATGGCCGACAACATCATGACGTTCCGCGTCACGGTGAAGGAGGTCGCGGTGATGCAGAACCTCTACGCCTCGTTCATGCCCAAGCCGCTGGCCGACCAGCCGGGGTCCGGAATGCACAGCCACGTCAGCCTCTTCGAGGGCGACACCAACGCGTTCTACGACGCCTCCAGCGAGTACAACCTGTCGAAGACGGGCCGCCAGTTCGTGGCGGGGCTGCTGCACCACGCGTCCGAGATCAGCGCGGTGCTCAATCCGTGGGTGAACTCCTACAAGCGGCTCGCGGGCGGGGGAGAGGCCCCGAACTACATCTGCTGGGGGCAGAACAACCGCTCGGCGATGGTCCGCATCCCGATGTTCAAGCCGACCAAGGCCAGTTCGGCGCGCGTGGAGCTCCGCTCGCTCGACAGCTCGGTCAACCCGTACCTGGCCTACGCGCTCATCCTGAACGCGGGGCTGTCGGGCATCGAGAACGAGATGGTGCTGCCCGATCCGGCCGAGGACGACGTCTGGTCGCTGACGGACCGGCAGCGCGAGGCGCTCGGCATCAAGCCGCTGCCGCACAGCCTGGACGCCGCCGTGCGCGCGATGGAGACCAGCCAGCTCGTCGCCGACACCCTGGGCGAGCACGTCTTCGACTTCGTGCTGCGCAACAAGCGGGCCGAGTACGCCGAGTACATGCGCCAGGTGACCCCGCTCGAGCTCAGCAAGCTGCTGCCCTCGCTGTAGGCGCCCTCCCCGGGCGGGGCCCCGGGCGCCCGTCGAGCGGGTTCCCGCACCCCAACCGGACGCCGGCGGCGCCCCTTGTCACGTCCCCGGACGGGCGCTTCCCCACCCCCTGCGCTGAGACACGTCCGGACGCTCGGGCGGGGTGTGTCAGGGTGGATGGATCGTGAACAACACACTCTTCGCCCCCTTCGAACCCGACGCCCACGGCACCCCGCTGCCGGACGCCGTCGTGCGCGTCGGCGAGCGCGGGGACCTGCCCCAGACGGCGGCGCTCGCCGCGCAGCGCGAGGGGGTGCCCCCTGCGACTGGGTGGCCCAGCACCAGCGCCGCTTCGACGCCGAGGGCAACGTGCTGTTCGTGGTCGAGCACGGCGGCCGCATCGTCGGCTACGGCTGGGTCGCCTGGCTGACGCCGGTGCAGCACGGTGGCCGCAACGCGCCCGACGGCTGGTACCTCAGCGGCGTCGTGATCGCTCCGGGGCTGCGGCGCCGGGGGCTCGGCCGCCGCCTCACCCAGCAGCGGATCGCGTGGGCGCTGGAGCGCGGCGACGCGGTCCACTACGTGGTGGCGGCCTCCAACCGGGCCTCCCGCGACCTGCACGCGTCGCTGGGCTTCGAGGAGGTCACCGACGACTTCCGGATGCCGGGCGTCGTGTTCACCCGCGACGACGGGCTGCTGTGCCGGCTGGTCGACCGCGCCGAGGCGCCGGTGATCGACCTGGCCTCGCGCCGCCGCTAGCCCCACCCAGCAGGAGCATCGGGGCGAGCGCCGGCCCGGCGCGCCCTCCGGCTCAGAGGTCGCCGAGCAGGACGCCGAGGTCGGCGTGCGCGCCGCTCGCCCGGACGCGGTGATCCGCCCGCGCGTCCGCCCAGGCCAACCGCCCCGACACCAGCGCCAGCCACGTGGCCGCGTCCGTCTCGACCACGTTCGGCGGCGTCCCGCGCGTGTGCGCCGACGACACGCCCGCGACGCCGATCTGCACGGCCCCGAACGGGGGCACCCGGACCTCGACGAGGCGTCCGGGGTTGTCGGCCTCCAGCCGGAACAGGCTCGTCCGGACGGCGGCGGCGAGGCTCGGACGCCCGACGTCCAGGCCGGCCGCCAGGCACGCCGCGACGAGGCCCTCCTCGGCGCGGGCGGCCAGGTCGGGATCCGTGGGCGGTGCCGCGGCGAGGCGCCGGGCGACGTCCTCGGGGACGTCCGTGTCCTGCGCGGCCGCCGCGCGGACGCGGTCGACCAGCGCCGCGAGCCGGGCCGGCGCCGCGGCGTCCCGGCGCCTCACCGGGTGGCCGTGGGCGTCGGCGTGGGGGAGGAGGCCTGCTCGTTCTGGCGCGCCTGGGCGGCCCCCGATTCGAACTGCTCGAAGCCGCCCGGCACGGGCAGCCGCCGGTCCGCGAGGACGACCAGCTGGCCCTCCTTCAGCCCGGCGGTGACCTCGATGCGGCCGTCGCCCTGGCGTCCGGTCGCGACGGTGACGACCTCGGCGGTCGTGGCGTAGGGATCGGTGACGACCTGCACGGTGCCCGCGTGCTCGGACGTCTTGGTGACCGCCGACATGGGCACGGTCAGGACGTCGGCCGCGCGCGCCAGGTCGAGGGTCACCTGGGCGTAGGAGCCCTCCGGCAGCGTCTGGCCGGGGTCGTCGGTGGTCAGCCGCGCCGGGTAGCGGGGCGTCCCGGAGTCGCTGCTGGGCAGGACGCCGACCGCCGTCACGCTGCCCGTCAGGGTCGGCCGGGACGCCAGATGCCCCACCTGGGCGGTCACGCCGGGGCCGACCAGCGGGCGGTCCGGGAGCGGCACGTCGACCGCGATCGTCACGGCCCCGGGGCCCACGACGGTCGCCGAGCGTCCGGAGG
Above is a window of Propioniciclava coleopterorum DNA encoding:
- a CDS encoding SatD family protein, whose translation is MSEVKPSAYVALLGDLVGSRSAPVRSDLHRRLVDALAAANTGRGVLDPLRVTAGDEFQGVFATLGDALAASYGVRLALRPADVRFGLGVGTVEVIDRDANVQDGSAWWAARAAIEAVEAAARGARRALRTGIGTAHDLPRPVGPLLAAVELVDAGLYGLDDADADILVGLRAGRSQAEAAAALGVTPSAVSQRVARGGLAILADAMTRLEEAR
- a CDS encoding glutamine synthetase family protein yields the protein MDKQTDFVLRTLEERDVRFVRLWFTDVLGFLKSVAIAPAELEGALAEGIGFDGSAIQGFARVYESDMVAHPDPSTFQLLPWRGNPGGTARMFCDIGLPDGSPSFADPRHVLKRAMKKAADMGFTYYVHPEIEFYLFKQPLIPGEVPVPVDRSGYFDHTTATAGTDFRRTAITMLEQMGISVEFSHHEGGPGQQEIDLRYADALTMADNIMTFRVTVKEVAVMQNLYASFMPKPLADQPGSGMHSHVSLFEGDTNAFYDASSEYNLSKTGRQFVAGLLHHASEISAVLNPWVNSYKRLAGGGEAPNYICWGQNNRSAMVRIPMFKPTKASSARVELRSLDSSVNPYLAYALILNAGLSGIENEMVLPDPAEDDVWSLTDRQREALGIKPLPHSLDAAVRAMETSQLVADTLGEHVFDFVLRNKRAEYAEYMRQVTPLELSKLLPSL
- a CDS encoding GNAT family N-acetyltransferase, whose amino-acid sequence is MAQHQRRFDAEGNVLFVVEHGGRIVGYGWVAWLTPVQHGGRNAPDGWYLSGVVIAPGLRRRGLGRRLTQQRIAWALERGDAVHYVVAASNRASRDLHASLGFEEVTDDFRMPGVVFTRDDGLLCRLVDRAEAPVIDLASRRR
- a CDS encoding sterol carrier family protein — translated: MRRRDAAAPARLAALVDRVRAAAAQDTDVPEDVARRLAAAPPTDPDLAARAEEGLVAACLAAGLDVGRPSLAAAVRTSLFRLEADNPGRLVEVRVPPFGAVQIGVAGVSSAHTRGTPPNVVETDAATWLALVSGRLAWADARADHRVRASGAHADLGVLLGDL